A window from Schistosoma haematobium chromosome 1, whole genome shotgun sequence encodes these proteins:
- the ARPC4_1 gene encoding Actin- protein 2/3 complex subunit 4, variant 2 (EggNog:ENOG410V5KT~COG:Z~BUSCO:EOG091G0OI8), which yields MECSENSILKAFKNKILYRPRAGQSKSKDSTLIFWVLIASIFDRQALKPYLNAVRHTLNAALCVQNFSSQVVERHNKPEIEVRTSKELLLNPVIISRNEKERVLIEGSINSVRVSIAIKQSDEIEKLLCRKFTRFMMTRAEDFVILRRKPVPGYDISFLITNFHTEQMSKAKLVDFVITFMDEIDKEISEMRLAVNSRARQCAEEFLKAFD from the exons ATG GAATGCTCTGAAAATTCTATACTTAAGGCTTTTAAGAACAAAATTTTGTATCGTCCACGAGCTGGCCAGTCCAAGTCAAAAGATTCTACACTGATTTTTTGGGTGTTAATAGCTTCCATTTTTGACCGTCAG GCACTAAAACCCTATTTAAACGCAGTTAGGCACACTCTAAATGCAGCATTATGTGTTCAGAATTTTTCTTCACAAGTTGTTGAACGTCACAACAAACCTGAAATAGAAGTTCGAACCTCCAAGGAACTACTACTAAACCCCGTAATTATTAGTCGGAATGAAAAAGAGCGGGTACTGATTGAAGGGTCAATTAATTCAGTTCGTGTCAGCATTGCTATCAAACAGTCTGATGAAATCGAAAAGCTACTTTGTCGAAAATTCACTCGGTTTATGATGACTCGTGCAGAAGACTTTGTTATACTTAGGCGTAAACCTGTCCCT GGCTATGACATCAGTTTTCTTATCACTAATTTTCACACGGAACAGATGTCAAAGGCAAAATTGGTTGATTTCGTAATTACTTTCATGGATGAGATTGATAAAGAAATTTCCGAAATGCGCTTAGCAGTGAATTCTCGGGCTCGTCAATGTGCTGAAGAATTTTTGAAGGCGTTTGACTAA
- the ARPC4_1 gene encoding Actin- protein 2/3 complex subunit 4, variant 3 (EggNog:ENOG410V5KT~COG:Z~BUSCO:EOG091G0OI8) encodes MAFKNKILYRPRAGQSKSKDSTLIFWVLIASIFDRQALKPYLNAVRHTLNAALCVQNFSSQVVERHNKPEIEVRTSKELLLNPVIISRNEKERVLIEGSINSVRVSIAIKQSDEIEKLLCRKFTRFMMTRAEDFVILRRKPVPGYDISFLITNFHTEQMSKAKLVDFVITFMDEIDKEISEMRLAVNSRARQCAEEFLKAFD; translated from the exons ATG GCTTTTAAGAACAAAATTTTGTATCGTCCACGAGCTGGCCAGTCCAAGTCAAAAGATTCTACACTGATTTTTTGGGTGTTAATAGCTTCCATTTTTGACCGTCAG GCACTAAAACCCTATTTAAACGCAGTTAGGCACACTCTAAATGCAGCATTATGTGTTCAGAATTTTTCTTCACAAGTTGTTGAACGTCACAACAAACCTGAAATAGAAGTTCGAACCTCCAAGGAACTACTACTAAACCCCGTAATTATTAGTCGGAATGAAAAAGAGCGGGTACTGATTGAAGGGTCAATTAATTCAGTTCGTGTCAGCATTGCTATCAAACAGTCTGATGAAATCGAAAAGCTACTTTGTCGAAAATTCACTCGGTTTATGATGACTCGTGCAGAAGACTTTGTTATACTTAGGCGTAAACCTGTCCCT GGCTATGACATCAGTTTTCTTATCACTAATTTTCACACGGAACAGATGTCAAAGGCAAAATTGGTTGATTTCGTAATTACTTTCATGGATGAGATTGATAAAGAAATTTCCGAAATGCGCTTAGCAGTGAATTCTCGGGCTCGTCAATGTGCTGAAGAATTTTTGAAGGCGTTTGACTAA
- the ARPC4_1 gene encoding Actin- protein 2/3 complex subunit 4 (EggNog:ENOG410V5KT~COG:Z~BUSCO:EOG091G0OI8), with the protein MALKPYLNAVRHTLNAALCVQNFSSQVVERHNKPEIEVRTSKELLLNPVIISRNEKERVLIEGSINSVRVSIAIKQSDEIEKLLCRKFTRFMMTRAEDFVILRRKPVPGYDISFLITNFHTEQMSKAKLVDFVITFMDEIDKEISEMRLAVNSRARQCAEEFLKAFD; encoded by the exons ATG GCACTAAAACCCTATTTAAACGCAGTTAGGCACACTCTAAATGCAGCATTATGTGTTCAGAATTTTTCTTCACAAGTTGTTGAACGTCACAACAAACCTGAAATAGAAGTTCGAACCTCCAAGGAACTACTACTAAACCCCGTAATTATTAGTCGGAATGAAAAAGAGCGGGTACTGATTGAAGGGTCAATTAATTCAGTTCGTGTCAGCATTGCTATCAAACAGTCTGATGAAATCGAAAAGCTACTTTGTCGAAAATTCACTCGGTTTATGATGACTCGTGCAGAAGACTTTGTTATACTTAGGCGTAAACCTGTCCCT GGCTATGACATCAGTTTTCTTATCACTAATTTTCACACGGAACAGATGTCAAAGGCAAAATTGGTTGATTTCGTAATTACTTTCATGGATGAGATTGATAAAGAAATTTCCGAAATGCGCTTAGCAGTGAATTCTCGGGCTCGTCAATGTGCTGAAGAATTTTTGAAGGCGTTTGACTAA
- the PKN2_1 gene encoding Serine/threonine-protein kinase N2 (EggNog:ENOG410V4PD~COG:T) yields MEHEEYARELAAHYKISPQLPYHSIIEELKNVLDSKRSDLQKLYKLKAGVQKLRDAAGKSVSAVMPSSNDFTSGPNFTGSKEGHTLDRKSSRVTTSAVIKSINSDVQDLAEDICDLETSLLLLKHCQPSFDQQSAVIKSANRSDSIEQRLTELQKALDIELQVRSGAERLIQTYKSGPRHFLEEARKQYENANNKIGFIRNQMIRVKQMNEGFCQADTSSLGSRSENTSDTTKANGSINTSSSVSNHQESFLIWKDKVMELAHRLRVERALFVGSKKAVNAVLDNQIHVDKSRKLQVRFFSCLIPSLNVFRSLTTGIAKIKTSSHFLTCPNTPLFK; encoded by the exons ATG GAGCATGAAGAGTATGCTCGTGAGCTGGCTGCTCATTACAAAATCAGTCCACAATTGCCTTATCACTCCATCATTGAAGAACTAAAGAATGTTCTTGATTCCAAGCGTTCGGATTTGCAGAAATTATACAAATTGAAAGCTGGAGTTCAAAAGCTCCGAGATGCTGCAGGAAAGAGTGTATCTGCTGTCATGCCTTCAAGCAATGACTTCACGAGCGGACCCAATTTTACTGGGTCCAAAGAAGGCCATACACTGGATCGGAAATCTAGTCGAGTCACTACATCAGCGGTTATTAAAAGTATTAACAGTGATGTTCAAGATCTTGCAGAGGATATCTGTGATTTGGAGACATCACTTCTTTTACTGAAGCATTGTCAACCCAGTTTCG ACCAACAAAGTGCTGTGATAAAGTCAGCCAACCGTAGTGACAGTATTGAACAACGCCTCACAGAGCTACAGAAAGCGTTGGATATAGAGCTGCAG GTTCGCAGTGGGGCAGAGCGTCTGATCCAAACGTACAAATCGGGCCCTCGTCATTTTCTCGAGGAAGCTAGGAAGCAGTATGAAAATGCTAATAATAAAATCGGATTTATTCGAAATCAGATGATTCGCGTCAAGCAAATGAATGAAGGGTTCTGCCAG GCAGATACCTCGTCCCTTGGATCGCGTTCGGAAAATACATCTGATACAACTAAAGCAAATGGCTCCATAAATACATCCTCTTCTGTTTCCAATCACCAAGAGAGTTTTCTTATATGGAAAGATAAAGTAATGGAATTAGCCCACCGTTTGCGAGTTGAAAGAGCTTTATTCGTGGGGAGTAAGAAGGCTGTTAATGCCGTTTTAGACAACCAAATTCATGTGGACAAATCTAGAAAGTTACAGGTAAGGTTTTTCTCGTGCCTAATTCCATCCCTCAATGTATTTAGATCATTAACGACTGGCATAGCTAAGATAAAGACGTCATCTCATTTTTTGACATGTCCCAATACACCCCTTTTTAAGTAA